From Takifugu rubripes unplaced genomic scaffold, fTakRub1.2, whole genome shotgun sequence, one genomic window encodes:
- the LOC115248594 gene encoding amphiphysin-like, which produces MKTFMMMMIKMIFIIIKIVFITIRIIFIILILIILYQSILHSVSNKRECFPLKVPEEPSSIQEAELDEIPGADQTCADEAAPLENMPIPSVIIEPASSNEGDDDRDGDIISPTAASDNDVTTVSQTMKHMSPSGGVSGLPDDFLYKVETMHDFEAANSDELELKRGDVVLVVPTESAEDQDAGWLTGIKESEWLARGASAQKGLFPENFTQRLE; this is translated from the exons atgaagacctttatgatgatgatgatcaagatgatcttcatcatcattaagattgtcttcatcaccatcaggattatcttcatcatcctcatcctcatcatcttgtaTCAATCAATACTTCACTCAGTTTCTAATAAACgtgaatgttttcctttgaaggtacctgaggaaccttcatccatccaggaggcggagcttgatgag attcctggtgctgaccaaacatgtgcggatgaagcagctccgctg gaaaacatgccgaTCCCGTCAGTGATCATCGAACCCGCCTCCAGTAACGAAGGTGACGACGACCGCGATGGTGACATCATCTCGCCCACCGCCGCCAGTGACAACGATGTGACCACGGTGAGCCAGACCATGAAACACATGAGTCCATCTGGAGGCGTGTCCGGGCTCCCGGATGACTTCCTGTACAAG GTGGAGACGATGCACGACTTTGAAGCAGCCAACTCAGACGAACTTGAACTGAAGAGAGGTGACGTGGTTCTGGTGGTGCCCACCGAGTCGGCGGAGGATCAG gaCGCTGGTTGGCTCACGGGTATCAAAGAAAGCGAGTGGTTAGCACGCGGTGCTAGCGCCCAGAAAGGACTGTTTCCAGAGAACTTTACGCAGCGTTTGGAATAA
- the LOC115248612 gene encoding uncharacterized protein: MQPFTPAALCFLCSGLVVIETQLTQDQISVTRRAGKSASIRCGGINDCDYNYVFWYQKKESGMFEVLLYVVKSSGSITRYSHADQDDFSAKIQQNNCELLIFSVKPSHAASYYCSCWKSGTSLVMIFGSGTRLVVSDAALVQPVLSVYPAASRDPLEGRTALLCVASDMVPPLVRFSWRRQRADSAVEESPPAHEEELQLREPGRITSIRLLDRDAVHTYKYRCSVQHEGGAVKAQSQQEVAPVRPSIPTSVPPSIPPTVPPSIPPSIPPSIPPSIPPSIPPSVLRMKLLSFVYTALMMKSLLSCCGISL; the protein is encoded by the exons ATGCAGCCGTTCACACCTgcggctctctgcttcctctgctcag ggctggttgtcatagaaacgcagctgacccaggaccagatctcagtgaccAGGAGAGCTGGTAAAAGTGCCTCAATAAGATGTGGAGGAATCAATGATTGTGATTATAATTATGTGTTCTGGTACCAGAAGAAGGAATCAGGCATGTTTGAAGTGCTCCTGTATGTTGTTAAGAGCAGCGGTTCAATCACGCGGTACTCTCATGCTGACCAAGATGATTTCTCAGCTAAGATTCAGCAGAACAACTGTGAGTTGCTCATCTTCTCAGTTAAACCCTCTCACGCTGCCTCATATTACTGCTCCTGTTGGAAGAGTGGAACCA GTCTTGTCATGATTTTTGGATCTGGAACCAGACTCGTCGTCTCAG ATGCGGCGCTGGTCCAGCCTGTGTTGAGCGTGTACCCAGCAGCATCCAGAGATCCTCTGGAGGGGAGGACcgccctgctgtgtgtggcctcagacatggttcctcctctggtgaggttctcctggaggagacaacGGGCCGACAGTGCTGTGGAGGAGTCACCTCCTGCccatgaagaagagctgcagctcagagagccgggccgcatcacctccatcagactGCTGGACCGGGACGCCGTCCACACCTATAAATACCGCTGCTCCGTGCAGCACGAGGGGGGGGcggtgaaggcccagtcccagcaag agGTTGCACCAGTTCGCCCGTCCATCCCTACGtctgtccccccgtccatccccccgactgtccccccgtccatccccccgtccatccctccgtccatccccccgtccatccctccatccatccccccgtctgtgctgaggatgaagctgctctcttttgtctacacggccctgatgatgaagagtctgctgagctgctgtggaatctctctg
- the LOC115248608 gene encoding amphiphysin-like: MPIPSVIIEPASSNEGDDDRDGDIISPTAASDNDVTTVSQTMKHMSPSGGVSGLPDDFLYKVETMHDFEAANSDELELKRGDVVLVVPTESAEDQDAGWLTGIKESEWLARGASAQKGLFPENFTQRLE; encoded by the exons atgccgaTCCCGTCAGTGATCATCGAACCCGCCTCCAGTAATGAAGGTGACGACGACCGCGATGGTGACATCATCTCGCCCACCGCCGCCAGTGACAACGATGTGACCACGGTGAGCCAGACCATGAAACACATGAGTCCATCTGGAGGCGTGTCCGGGCTCCCGGATGACTTCCTGTACAAG GTGGAGACGATGCACGACTTTGAAGCAGCCAACTCAGACGAACTTGAACTGAAGAGAGGTGACGTGGTTCTGGTGGTGCCCACCGAGTCGGCGGAGGATCAG gaCGCTGGTTGGCTCACGGGTATCAAAGAAAGCGAGTGGTTAGCACGCGGTGCTAGCGCCCAGAAAGGACTGTTTCCAGAGAACTTTACGCAGCGTTTGGAATAA